GACGCGGGGTCCGACCGGGTGGGTGCCGGGGCGTAGCGTGCAGGAGGAAAGACCCCGAACCCAGGAGGACTTCGCATGGAAACTCTCTACACCGCCGAGGCGCTCGCCACCGGCGACGGACGCAACGGTCACACCAAGACCACCGACGGCTACATCGACCTCGACCTCAAGGTGCCCGAGGGCATGGGCGGCCCCGGTGGCGCGGCCAACCCGGAGGACCTCTTCGCGGCCGGCTACGCCGCCTGCTTCCACGGCGCGCTGAAGAAGGTGGCCGCCGGCACCGGCGCCGACCTGTCCAACTCCGCCGTCGGTGCGAAGGTCAGCATCGGCAAGGTCGACGGCGGCGGCTTCGGTCTCGCCGTGGAGCTCGAGGTCGTCATCCCGGGCGTCGAGCTCGCGCAGGCGCAGGAGCTCGCCGACAAGGCCCACCAGGTGTGCCCCTACTCCAACGCCACCCGCGGCAACATCCCCGTGACGGTCACCGCCGTCGAGGACTGAGCCGGCTCCACAGCCGTAGTCAGGGAAAGTGGTCGCTATCGCGGCCACTTTTCCGCTGTCCTAAGGTCTCCCGGTGCGCATCGCGAGTTACAACGTCAACGGGATCCGTGCGGCCCAGCGCCGCGGCTTCGAACAATGGCTCGCCACTTCCAACCCGGATGTCGTTGCGCTGCAAGAGGTTCGGGCCCAGCAGGCCGACATCCCGGACGGCGTGTACGGCGCCTACCACGTGGCGTACGACGAGGGCGGGCACAAGGGGCGCAACGGCGTCGCCGTGTTGACGCGGCAGCCGGTGGCCGCCGTCCGCACCTGGAGCGGGCACGTGCGCATCGACGGTCAGGCCGCACCGGTCGGCGAGGTGACGCTCGCCCGCGGCATGCGCGAGTTCGCCCACGAAGGCCGTTACGTCGAGGTCGATCTCGCCGACGCACCGCTGACCGTCGCCTCCCTCTACCTGCCCAAGGGCGGGCTGCCGGCACACCTGCAGAAGCCCGGCCGCATGCGCGAGGCGCCGGACGGCGGAGCGAAGTACGAGCGCAAGATGCGCTTCCTCGATGCGTTCGCCCGGCAACTGTCGCGGGCTCGGCGCGAGGCGCTCGCGGGCGGCCGCGAGTTCCTGTTGATGGGCGACCTCAACATCGGCCACACCCGCTACGACCTCACCAACTGGCGGCGCAGCAACCAGGTCGAGGGCTTCCTGCCGGAGGAGCGTGCGTGGATCGACGCGCAGATCTCGCCGCGCACCCTCGTCGACGTGCTGCGCGCGAAGCACCCCGACACCGACGGACCGTATTCGTGGTGGTCGTGGATGGGTCAGGCCTTCGACAAGAACGTCGGCTGGCGCATCGACTACCACCTCGCCTCCCCGAAGCTGGCCAAGACCGCGACCGCCGCCTGGGTCGACCGCGAACCCTCGCGCGATGCCCGCATCAGTGACCACGCTCCGGTGATTGTCGACTACGACTTCCCGAACCTCTAGCGGTTGTCGGTGTCGAGTTCTACGTTTGTCGTACGGCCTCCACACTGAACCCGTACATCTCGTTCAAGGACACCGCCCGCGACGCGATGACGTTCTATCAGGACGTCCTCGGTGGCGATCTCAACATCGCCCGCTGCGGCGAGTAACACTCCGACACAAACGAATCGGCCCACCCGCGCATCGCGTGGGTGGACCGATTCGTGCTTGCTCGGT
This genomic stretch from Calidifontibacter indicus harbors:
- a CDS encoding organic hydroperoxide resistance protein, translated to METLYTAEALATGDGRNGHTKTTDGYIDLDLKVPEGMGGPGGAANPEDLFAAGYAACFHGALKKVAAGTGADLSNSAVGAKVSIGKVDGGGFGLAVELEVVIPGVELAQAQELADKAHQVCPYSNATRGNIPVTVTAVED
- a CDS encoding exodeoxyribonuclease III — protein: MRIASYNVNGIRAAQRRGFEQWLATSNPDVVALQEVRAQQADIPDGVYGAYHVAYDEGGHKGRNGVAVLTRQPVAAVRTWSGHVRIDGQAAPVGEVTLARGMREFAHEGRYVEVDLADAPLTVASLYLPKGGLPAHLQKPGRMREAPDGGAKYERKMRFLDAFARQLSRARREALAGGREFLLMGDLNIGHTRYDLTNWRRSNQVEGFLPEERAWIDAQISPRTLVDVLRAKHPDTDGPYSWWSWMGQAFDKNVGWRIDYHLASPKLAKTATAAWVDREPSRDARISDHAPVIVDYDFPNL